One genomic window of Etheostoma spectabile isolate EspeVRDwgs_2016 chromosome 7, UIUC_Espe_1.0, whole genome shotgun sequence includes the following:
- the stac3 gene encoding SH3 and cysteine-rich domain-containing protein 3 yields the protein MDQEEDKNSVDFHDNPPAPDNVVREDGDTVYFIYDEEVEVEEKEPEPPPPVVRVNDKPHKFKDHYCKKPKFCDVCARMIVLNNKFALRCKNCKTNIHHSCQSYVEFQKCFGKIPPGFRRAYSSPLYSSDIPDPNNPNRNDPVFDTLRVGVIMANKERKKNENDKKNMMVMMEEEEEENQRPKENEEGGEGKPDDKKEKGGDKADDKSKGTFSQTHYYLALYRFKAIEKDDLDFHPGDRITVLDDSNEEWWRGKMGDKSGYFPTNYLIKVRASERVFKVLRSFVGNREMGQITLKKDQIVVKKGDEKGGYLKVSTGRKLGYFPADLLEEITVT from the exons ATGGACCA agaggaaGATAAAAACTCTGTGGATTTCCATGACAACCCTCCAGCTCCTGACAACGTAGTGAGAGAGGATGGAGACACA GTCTATTTCATTTATgatgaggaggtggaggtggaggagaaggaaccagaacctcctcctcctgttgtcAGAGTCAACGACAAACCCCACAAGTTCAAGGACCACTACTGCAAAAAACCCAAGTTCTGTGATGTCTGCGCTCGCATGATAGTCT TGAACAACAAGTTTGCTCTGAGGTGTAAAAACTGCAAGACCAACATCCACCACTCATGTCAGTCCTATGTTGAGTTCCAGAAGTGCTTTGGCAAAATT CCACCTGGCTTCAGAAGGGCCTACAGCTCCCCACTGTACAGCAGTGACATACCAGATCCAA ACAACCCAAACCGGAACGACCCAGTCTTTGACACCCTGCGTGTCGGTGTCATCATGGCAAACAAAGAgcgcaaaaaaaatgaaaatgacaagaaaaat atgatggtgatgatggaggaagaagaagaggagaaccAACGGCCCAAAGAGAATGAGGAGGGAGGCGagg GGAAGCCTGATGataaaaaggagaaaggaggagacaAAGCAGATGACAAA AGTAAAGGTACATTCTCCCAGACCCACTATTACCTGGCTCTCTACCGCTTCAAGGCCATAGAGAAAGACGATCTTGACTTCCA CCCTGGTGATCGTATCACAGTACTGGATGACTCCAATGAAGAGTGGTGGAgg gGAAAGATGGGGGACAAGTCGGGCTACTTCCCCACCAACTACCTCATAAAAGTGCGTGCATCAGAACGAGTTTTTAAGGTGTTACGTTCCTTCGTAGGGAACAGAGAGATGGGACAAATCACGCTGAAGAAAGATCAG ATTGTTGTGAAGAAAGGAGACGAGAAAGGCGGCTACTTGAAGGTCAGCACTGGACGCAAGCTGGGCTACTTCCCTGCTGATCTGCTGGAGGAGATCACTGTGACATAA
- the LOC116692639 gene encoding neurexophilin-4, which translates to MGAASKVKHIFKNLQAISTKHKTPAYGSLGPYGWPQNVSQALDQYLYRPPPKSKPSLKTSPKAKKILGWGDFYFNVKTVKFSLLVTGKIVDHINGTFSVYFRHNSSRLGNISVSIIPPSKAVGWEVLDPTAQSVHTKNSVLFPDLPSQFQSPPQSTTFSPPDQQKLDMVLVNELNCRIEYQRTNRSKKTKPCMYDPGQTCYSENTQSQAAWICAKPFKVICIFIAFTGTDYRLVQKICPDHNF; encoded by the coding sequence ATGGGAGCTGCTTCGAAAGTTAAACATATCTTCAAAAACTTACAGGCCATCTCCACCAAACATAAAACACCTGCTTACGGCTCTCTTGGCCCATACGGTTGGCCTCAGAACGTCTCCCAAGCCCTGGATCAGTATTTGTACCGCCCTCCTCCTAAATCCAAACCTTCTCTTAAAACATCCCCAAAGGCCAAGAAGATCCTGGGCTGGGGGGATTTTTACTTCAAtgtgaaaacagtgaagttcAGCCTTCTGGTGACGGGGAAAATCGTGGACCACATCAACGGCACGTTCAGCGTCTATTTCCGCCACAACTCATCCCGCCTGGGGAACATATCCGTCAGCATCATCCCGCCCTCCAAAGCTGTAGGATGGGAGGTTTTGGATCCGACAGCTCAAAGCGTTCACACAAAAAACTCAGTCCTGTTTCCGGATTTGCCATCCCAGTTCCAGAGCCCACCTCAGTCCACCACCTTCTCTCCTCCAGACCAGCAGAAGCTAGACATGGTGTTGGTTAATGAACTCAACTGCCGGATTGAATACCAGAGAACCAACCGGTCCAAGAAGACCAAGCCCTGCATGTATGACCCAGGGCAGACCTGCTACTCAGAAAACACCCAGTCCCAGGCTGCCTGGATCTGTGCCAAACCCTTTAAGGTTATATGCATCTTCATTGCCTTCACCGGCACCGATTACAGGCTGGTGCAGAAAATCTGTCCGGACCACAACTTTTAG